One genomic segment of Thermodesulfobacteriota bacterium includes these proteins:
- a CDS encoding proton-conducting transporter membrane subunit: GISTGALFLIVGMIYERRHTRMIQDFGGLSKVMPLFALCFMAVALSSIGLPGTNGFVGEFLILLGAFRVHTAMTVIAATGVVLAAVYMLWMFQRVMFGKVTREENLRLKDLNGREIACMLPILLLVFWIGVYPQPFLRRMDATVQAFVARFEAGKKAAAAETAPGKPTIARLPGAGK, translated from the coding sequence GGGATCTCGACCGGGGCGCTGTTCCTCATCGTCGGGATGATCTACGAGCGGCGGCACACCCGGATGATCCAGGATTTCGGCGGGCTGTCGAAGGTCATGCCGCTGTTCGCCCTCTGCTTCATGGCGGTCGCGCTGTCGTCCATCGGCCTTCCCGGCACGAACGGGTTCGTCGGCGAGTTCCTCATCCTGCTGGGGGCGTTCCGCGTCCACACGGCGATGACCGTGATCGCCGCGACGGGCGTCGTCCTCGCCGCCGTCTACATGCTCTGGATGTTCCAGCGCGTGATGTTCGGGAAGGTCACCCGCGAGGAGAATCTCCGCCTGAAGGACCTGAACGGGCGGGAGATCGCCTGCATGCTTCCGATCCTCCTGCTCGTCTTCTGGATCGGAGTTTACCCGCAGCCGTTCCTGCGCAGGATGGACGCGACGGTCCAGGCGTTCGTCGCGCGCTTCGAGGCGGGGAAGAAGGCGGCGGCCGCGGAAACCGCTCCCGGGAAGCCGACCATCGCGCGCCTGCCCGGCGCGGGGAAGTGA